A stretch of DNA from Micromonospora sp. NBC_01813:
GTCACCTCCGGTGGGGTGAACCCGGTCTACGCGCATCCTCCAGCAGGATTCCGATCTCGCAGAAGGATCACGTCACCAGGGGATGACGCCGTCGTCGTTGACGAACGTGCCGGTCGGGCCGCCGTCGGGCAGGGTGGCCAGCCGGATCGGGGTGGCGGCGGCCTCCTGGGCCGGACGCCCGACACCGCCGGTGAAGTCGGTGGCGACCAGCCCCGGGCAGGCCGTGTTGATCAGGATGTTGGTGTCGGCGAGTTGCCGCACGTAGTGCACGGTGATCGCGTTGAGGTACGTCTTCGTCGGCGAGTAGGCCGCCATCACCGGGCCGACGTTGATCTCCGGGTCCGACTGCCAGGTCAGCGACCCGACGCTGCTGGAGATGTTGACGATGCGCGGCGACGGCGACCGGCGCAGCATGGGCAGCATCGCGTTGGTCACCCGGATCACGCCGAACACGTTGGTGTCGACGATCTCGCGTACGGCGTCGATGTCGAGGGTGGTCGGGTCCTGCACCCAGCCGGGCCCGGTCTCACCGGAGATGCCGGCGTTGTTGACCAGGACGTCCAGTCCGCCGCCCCGGCGTTCGATCAGCTGCGCGGCTGCGGCGACGCTGTGGTCGTCGGTGACATCCAGCGGTACGGCGTACGCGTCGACGCCGGCGGCGCGCAGCGCCTTGACGGCCGCCTCACCGCGAGCGCCGTCGCGCGCTCCCACCGCCACCCGGTAGCCCTTGGCGCCGAGCCCGGTGGCGATCTCGTAGCCCAGTCCCTTGTTCGCGCCGGTGATCAGCGCGGTCTTCGTTTCGGTCATGAGGCCGATGGTGGCGCGGCGACCGGTGCCGGCGTTACACCGGTTGGGTGCCACTGTCATACCCGGCGGGTATCACCGACGTATCGTTGCGGCGTGGACCCGTTGGAGACCCGTGAGCTGCGGTACTTCGTCACGGTCGCCGAGGAGCTGCACTTCAGCCGGGCGGCCGAGCGGCTCGGCATCGCTCAGCCGCCACTGTCCCGGGCGATCGCCCAGCTCGAACGCCGCCTCGGCGTCACCCTGCTCGATCGCGACCGCCGTGGGGTGGCGCTGACCGACGCCGGTCAGGTGCTGCTCGACGAGGCCCGGGCCATCCTGGACGCCACCGCGGCGGCGGCCCGGCGTACCCGCCGGGCCGCCGCCGGCACGAACCGGCTGACCCTGGTCACGAAGGCCGGCGCCGGGCATGAACTGCTACAGAAGCTGCTCGACGCGCACGCCGCCGAACCGGACGCGGCCGAGATCGACGTCGTGCTGTGCGGCCTGGGCGACCAGGCCCGGATGCTGCGCGACGGCCGCGCCGACGCCGCGCTCATGCAGCGACCGTTCGACTCGCTCGCCGGCCTCGACAGCGAGGATCTGCTGACCGAGCAGCAGGTCGCGATCCTGCCCGCCGGGCATCCACTCACCATGCGTACGGCGTTGACCATGGCCGAGATCGGCGACGTGCCGGGGCTGCCGGTGGCCCGCTGGCCGCGCCCCGACGGCACGTACGAGCCGGGGCCGGGCCCGGAGATCCACGACCAGTCGCAGCTGGCCCAGCTCATCGCCCTCGGGCACACGATGGCCGTGCTGTGCGCCTCGTCCCGGTCCTGGTTGTGGGGTGCGCACGCCGCCGTGCCGGTCACCGACGCACCGCACGTCACGACCGTGCTCGCCTGGCTGCCGGACAACCGCTCCCGAGCCGTCGCCGGCCTCGTCCGCACCGCGACCCGACTGTGACCCGATCCAACTGAGCCGCACGTTCGTGCGGCTCCGGCCCTTGATCTTCGCCGCCCGCTGAAACGCACCCTCAAACCGCACGATCGTGCGGTTTGCTGGACTGAAGGATGGAACGAGCCGAACCTGTGGAGAGCAGCCGGGAGCGCGACGAGTTCGCCGACACCATCCGCCAGCGTCGGCGCGCACTCGGGTTGCGCCAGGACGAGCTGGCCGATCTCGCCGGAGTTTCCGAACGGTTCGTCTACGCGTTGGAGAACGGCAAACGGACCGTACAGCTCGACAAGGTCCTCGCCGTGATCTCGACCCTCGGCCTGCATCTGGAGCTACGCCGTGGCGCGGGCCGCGAGATCACCACGGGGGAAGAGTGGTGAACGGCGACGCGCACGCCAAGAACTTCTCCGTACGGCAAGGGGTGGACGGCGAGTGGCGGGTGTCGCCCGCCTACGACACGCCCAGCTCCTACCCGTACGGCGACACGACGATGGCCCTGTCCATCGGCGGCCGCAGCGGCGGCGACTTCAGCGCCACAGACTTTTCGTCACTCTCGGCGACCGGCTCGGCGTACCGCCGCGAGCCGCCCACCGCATCCTCGCCGACCTCACCGACCGTGCCGACTCCTGGATAGGCGACCTGGCCACGCTGCCCTTCGACAAAGGCAAGGTCGCCAAGCTCCGCCGAGTGATCACCTACCGACTCCGTCGCCTGTCGGTCCGACCCGGGACCAAATGACCAGCCAACTACGCAAGCGCTGGCCCTACTCGGCCATCGAAGTGAGGCTGACGCACGTCATTTTCGCTTTTGACGTGCGTCAGCCTCACTTCGGCGCACGGCCGCCCCACGCATTCGTTGTCGACGGGCGCGAATACGCGAGCAACCGGACGGGGATTTCATGATCGACGTGATCATCGTGGGCGGCGGACCGACCGGCCTGATGCTCGCCGCCGAGCTGCGGCTGCACGACGTACAGGTGGTCGTGGTGGAGCGGGACGCAGAGCCGACCGAGGTGGTCCGCTCGCTCGGCCTGCACGTACGCAGCATCGAAGTGCTGGACCAGCGTGGCCTGCTGGAGCGGTTCCTCGCGTACGGGCAGAAGTTCCAGATCGGCGGCTACTTCGCCGGCATCGCCAAGTCGTGGCCGACCACGATGGACACCGCGCATGACTACGTCCTCGGCATCCCGCAGCCGGTCACCGACCGGCTGCTCGCCGGGCATGCCACGACCGCCGGTGCCGAGATCCGGCGCGGGCAGGAACTGATCGGGCTCACCCAGGACGACGACGGGGTGACCGCCGAACTCGCCGACGGCATCCGGCTGCGCTCCCGCTACCTGGTGGGCTGCGACGGCGGCCGCAGCACCGTACGCAAACTGCTGGGCGTCGACTTCCCCGGCGAGCCGGCCAGGGTCGAAACGCTGCTGGGCGTGCTGGAGCTGACCGCGCCGCCCGACGAGGTGACCGCCGTGATGACCCGGGTACGCCGTACCCAGCTGCGGTTCGGGGCCGGGCCGGTCGGCGACGGGCTGTACCGCATCGTCGTACCGGCGGCGGGGGTGGCCGACGACCGTGGCGTTCCACCGACGCTTGAGGAGTTCCGGCAGCAGCTGCTGGCGACCGCCGGGACCGACTTCGGGGTGCACTCGCCGCGTTGGCTGTCCCGCTTCGGTGACGCGACCCGGCTCGCCGAGCGCTACCGGGTCGGTCGGGTGCTGCTGGCCGGTGACGCGGCACATGTGCACCCGCCGCTGGGCGGGCAGGGCCTCAACCTCGGCATCCAGGACGCGGTCAACCTGGGCTGGAAGCTGGCCGCACAGGTCGCCGGGTGGGCGCCAGCGGGTCTGCTGGACACCTACCAGGCCGAGCGGCGGCCGGTGGCGGCGGACGTGCTGGACAACACCCGGGCGCAGACGGAGCTGATGTCGTTGGAGCCGGGGCCGCAGGCGGTGCGGCGGCTACTGGCGGAGCTGATGGACTTCGAGGAGGTCAACCGCTACCTGATGGAGAAGATCACCGCAGTCTCGGTCCGCTACGACTTCGGTCCGGGCCACGCACTGCTCGGCCGCCGGTTGCGCGACGTCGGGCTCCGGCAGGGCCGGCTGTACGGGCGGATGCATCGGGGACGTGGGCTGTTGCTCGATCAGACCGGTGGGCTCTCGGTGACCGGCTGGGCGGATCGGGTCGACCACGTCGTCGAGGTCAGCGACGAGCTGGCCGCGCCGGCGCTGCTGCTGCGCCCCGACGGGCACGTGGCGTGGGTCGGCGACGATCAGCAGGAGCTGCACGACCGGCTGACCTGCTGGTTCGGGCCTGCCGCCGGTTGACGCCGACCCTGCGGTCTGCTGGCCAGCGAGCGATCCTGCATGCATAATGAATGCATGGTTGCTCTCCAGATCCGGGACGTGCCGGAAGAGGTACGGGACGCCCTCGCAGCCCAGGCCAAGGCACGCGGGCAGTCACTCCAGGCGTACCTGTTGGAACTGGTCGAGACGCAGGCTCGACGGCTGCGCAACCCAGCGGCCCTGGATCGCTTCGCCGGCCGTTCGGACGGCGCTCGCTCCCTGCCCGGGGAGACTTCCGCCGAATTGAACGACCAACGGGAGCAGCCTGGTGCGTGGGGCAGCGCCGCGTGATCGTCGTGGATGCGTCGGTCCTGGCCGACGCCCTCGTCGATGACGGGCCGGTCGGCGACGCGGCGCGGGCGGAACTGACCGGAGATCCGCACTGGGCCGCGCCGAGCCATCTTCTGGTCGAGGTCGTGTCCGCGATCAGAGGCAAGGTCCTCAGGGGGAAGCTCGGCCTTGCCCGGGCGCAGGAGGCGATCGACACCCTGCCCTCGTTGGTCATAGACGAGGTTGGCGTCGCAACACTGCTTGACCGGATGTGGCAGTTGCGGGGCAATGTGACAGCGTACGACGCGGCCTACGTCGCGGCGGCGGAGTTGATGGCCTGCCCACTCGTGACCGGCGATGGTCGGCTCGCCAAGGCCAGCGGCGTCCACTGCGAGATCCGACTGCTCGCGACGGCCTGACGGGCGTCAGGTCCTGCTCAGCCGTAGATGGCAAGGACCGTGCCGACCGCGGCGACGTTCCACAGCGCGTGGGCCACCATGGGCGCCGCCAGCCGGCGGGTGGCCAGGAACAGCCCGGTGTAGACCAGGCCGGCGACGGCGATGGACAGCATGTCCAGAGCGCTGGCCGGCAGGTGCAGCAGGCCGAACAGGACCACCGAGACGACCGCCGCCACCCACAGCGCCACCCGGGGGCGCGCGGAGCGTTGCGGGATGGCCCCGAGTAGGAAGCCGCGGAAGTACAACTCCTCGGCGATGCCGCCTCCGACGACACCGAGGACGAGGGTGGCGGCCAGTGCCGCCGGTCCGGCAGCCGCCATCCGCAGGATCTCCTGGACCTCCGGG
This window harbors:
- a CDS encoding SDR family oxidoreductase gives rise to the protein MTETKTALITGANKGLGYEIATGLGAKGYRVAVGARDGARGEAAVKALRAAGVDAYAVPLDVTDDHSVAAAAQLIERRGGGLDVLVNNAGISGETGPGWVQDPTTLDIDAVREIVDTNVFGVIRVTNAMLPMLRRSPSPRIVNISSSVGSLTWQSDPEINVGPVMAAYSPTKTYLNAITVHYVRQLADTNILINTACPGLVATDFTGGVGRPAQEAAATPIRLATLPDGGPTGTFVNDDGVIPW
- a CDS encoding LysR family transcriptional regulator — protein: METRELRYFVTVAEELHFSRAAERLGIAQPPLSRAIAQLERRLGVTLLDRDRRGVALTDAGQVLLDEARAILDATAAAARRTRRAAAGTNRLTLVTKAGAGHELLQKLLDAHAAEPDAAEIDVVLCGLGDQARMLRDGRADAALMQRPFDSLAGLDSEDLLTEQQVAILPAGHPLTMRTALTMAEIGDVPGLPVARWPRPDGTYEPGPGPEIHDQSQLAQLIALGHTMAVLCASSRSWLWGAHAAVPVTDAPHVTTVLAWLPDNRSRAVAGLVRTATRL
- a CDS encoding helix-turn-helix transcriptional regulator, with the protein product MERAEPVESSRERDEFADTIRQRRRALGLRQDELADLAGVSERFVYALENGKRTVQLDKVLAVISTLGLHLELRRGAGREITTGEEW
- a CDS encoding HipA domain-containing protein, producing the protein MNGDAHAKNFSVRQGVDGEWRVSPAYDTPSSYPYGDTTMALSIGGRSGGDFSATDFSSLSATGSAYRREPPTASSPTSPTVPTPG
- the rox gene encoding rifampin monooxygenase, whose amino-acid sequence is MIDVIIVGGGPTGLMLAAELRLHDVQVVVVERDAEPTEVVRSLGLHVRSIEVLDQRGLLERFLAYGQKFQIGGYFAGIAKSWPTTMDTAHDYVLGIPQPVTDRLLAGHATTAGAEIRRGQELIGLTQDDDGVTAELADGIRLRSRYLVGCDGGRSTVRKLLGVDFPGEPARVETLLGVLELTAPPDEVTAVMTRVRRTQLRFGAGPVGDGLYRIVVPAAGVADDRGVPPTLEEFRQQLLATAGTDFGVHSPRWLSRFGDATRLAERYRVGRVLLAGDAAHVHPPLGGQGLNLGIQDAVNLGWKLAAQVAGWAPAGLLDTYQAERRPVAADVLDNTRAQTELMSLEPGPQAVRRLLAELMDFEEVNRYLMEKITAVSVRYDFGPGHALLGRRLRDVGLRQGRLYGRMHRGRGLLLDQTGGLSVTGWADRVDHVVEVSDELAAPALLLRPDGHVAWVGDDQQELHDRLTCWFGPAAG
- a CDS encoding FitA-like ribbon-helix-helix domain-containing protein; this translates as MVALQIRDVPEEVRDALAAQAKARGQSLQAYLLELVETQARRLRNPAALDRFAGRSDGARSLPGETSAELNDQREQPGAWGSAA
- a CDS encoding type II toxin-antitoxin system VapC family toxin; protein product: MGQRRVIVVDASVLADALVDDGPVGDAARAELTGDPHWAAPSHLLVEVVSAIRGKVLRGKLGLARAQEAIDTLPSLVIDEVGVATLLDRMWQLRGNVTAYDAAYVAAAELMACPLVTGDGRLAKASGVHCEIRLLATA
- a CDS encoding CPBP family intramembrane glutamic endopeptidase, whose translation is MTIPVSVRTAGVFLVGAIVCFVGPPLAMGVFAADGVPAVLVAVAVAELVSAAALVAWWLRRHGLTRRSLGLTSRHWRRDTLIAVATVPLRLLLEFGVLLPAAGGATNPEVQEILRMAAAGPAALAATLVLGVVGGGIAEELYFRGFLLGAIPQRSARPRVALWVAAVVSVVLFGLLHLPASALDMLSIAVAGLVYTGLFLATRRLAAPMVAHALWNVAAVGTVLAIYG